A window of Apium graveolens cultivar Ventura chromosome 8, ASM990537v1, whole genome shotgun sequence contains these coding sequences:
- the LOC141678975 gene encoding small polypeptide DEVIL 21-like: MCIYMAIKPGLQKWNCSAGGLNTSMGRLVKRFAKWKKFVRQQKGKLYIMRECICMLLCWDKYS, from the coding sequence ATGTGTATATATATGGCTATTAAACCTGGTCTGCAGAAGTGGAATTGCAGTGCTGGTGGGCTAAATACAAGTATGGGAAGGTTGGTAAAGAGATTTGCAAAGTGGAAGAAATTTGTGAGACAACAGAAAGGAAAGCTTTATATTATGAGGGAGTGTATTTGTATGCTTTTATGCTGGGACAAGTACTCTTGA
- the LOC141679156 gene encoding LOW QUALITY PROTEIN: ribonucleoside-diphosphate reductase small chain A (The sequence of the model RefSeq protein was modified relative to this genomic sequence to represent the inferred CDS: substituted 1 base at 1 genomic stop codon) produces the protein MSSEDTKGVQIKEEEEEEEEEEEPILMEQPLRFCMFPIKYPQLWEMYKKAMASFWAAEEVDLSLDVQHWETLSASEKHFISHILAFFAASDGIVLENLAARFLNDVQIPEARAFYGFQIAMENIHSGSSALXLLETYIKDSMEKHRLFNAIESIPCVAQKAQWALNWIKSSTSFVERLVAFACIEGIFFSGSFCAIFWLKKRGLMPGLAFSNELISRDEGLHCDFACSLYSLLRKRLRSQKVHQIVHEAVEIECQFVCEALPCALIGMNATLMSQYIKFVADRLLVALGCEREYNVENPFDWMEFITLQGKANFFERRVGDYQKASIMSNLQDGTKSFVFKMDEDF, from the exons ATGAGTTCTGAGGATACGAAAGGGGTGCAGAttaaggaagaagaagaagaagaagaagaagaagaagaaccAATATTAATGGAACAACCACTGAG GTTCTGTATGTTTCCTATTAAATATCCTCAACTATGGGAAATGTATAAGAAGGCTATGGCCAGTTTTTGGGCAG CGGAGGAGGTTGATCTTTCTCTGGATGTGCAACACTGGGAAACTTTGTCCGCTTCAGAGAAACATTTTATAAGCCATATTTTGGCCTTTTTTGCTGCATCTGATGGGATTGTTCTAGAAAATTTGGCTGCAAGATTTTTGAATGATGTTCAAATACCTGAG GCTCGAGCTTTCTATGGTTTTCAGATTGCAATGGAAAATATACATTCAGGTAGTAGCGCTTTGTAA CTTTTGGAAACGTATATTAAAGATTCAATGGAGAAGCATAGATTGTTTAATGCAATTGAAAGTATTCCATGTGTTGCTCAGAAAGCTCAGTGGGCCTTGAACTGGATTAAAAG TTCTACGTCTTTTGTGGAGAGACTTGTTGCTTTTGCGTGCATTGAAGGAATTTTCTTTTCTGGAAG CTTTTGTGCCATCTTTTGGCTGAAAAAGAGAGGATTGATGCCAGGTTTGGCATTCTCAAATGAACTTATTTCAAGAGATGAGGGTCTTCATTGTGACTTTGCTTGCAGTCTTTACAG TTTACTGCGAAAGCGACTACGATCGCAAAAAGTTCATCAGATCGTTCATGAAGCTGTAGAAATAGAGTGTCAATTTGTTTGTGAGGCCCTTCCATGTGCTTTGATTGGCATGAATGCAACACTGATGAGCCAATATATAAAATTTGTCGCTGACAGATTGTTG GTAGCTTTAGGGTGCGAGAGGGAATACAATGTAGAAAATCCCTTTGACTGGATGGAATTTATTACTTTACA AGGAAAAGCCAACTTTTTCGAGAGAAGGGTGGGCGATTATCAGAAGGCATCCATTATGTCAAATTTACAAGATGGTACCAAGAGCTTTGTCTTCAAAATGGACGAAGACTTCTAA